From a region of the Triticum aestivum cultivar Chinese Spring chromosome 7D, IWGSC CS RefSeq v2.1, whole genome shotgun sequence genome:
- the LOC123164124 gene encoding uncharacterized protein translates to MGAKENGEVRDEKGVRSDYEPSRVSVPSQGEAHGNEDNRAKRGSVVPKKLLKKETKENSPRMAKSSTSRQVQNKVQQKAPNNTQNRSPKPRKAAVNAARAIEVRRPDIVKIPSRPPSELSEEADDIVSEAGTIDDRGNEEAKEIDVLDEAPHCDQSTGTDDEIADIEEKMVDDDKAVLHRRNEELQSKLEKMEQELREVAALEVSLYSVLPEHGSSAHKLHTPARRLSRLYTHASKFWSPDRRASAAKNTVSGLVLVVKSCSNDASRLTYWLSNTVVLREIISKSFGISRQSTPTMTSKNLNGSAQWFDGKSTPRSMPVPWNHSNGKQTELAFIQIADNWQETSTLLAALERIESWIFSRIVETVWWQALTPHMQTPAEGSSTPKARKVLGPSLGDQQQGTFSVNLWKAAFHDAYSRLCPLRAGGHECGCLPVLAKLVMEQCVARLDVAMFNAILRESASEIPTDPISDPIVDPKVLPIPAGELSFGSGAQLKNSIGNWSRWLTDNLGIDADDPEDEGFDIGNGNDERIGAAEAKSFKLLNELSDLLMTPKDMLIEKSIRKEICPSVGLPLVTRILCNFTPDEFCPDPVPSIVLEELNSESLLERHTAKHAISAFPCIAAPIAYRTPSQLDVEEKVSVVGGSAKLDRRASMVQRRGYTSDDDLDDLDSPLASLFDKSAPPSPSNGTTPFTAQQRGASMENARFELLREVWLERRGSDPVNL, encoded by the exons ATGGGTGCCAAAGAGAATGGCGAAGTGAGAGATGAGAAGGGAGTTAGATCAGATTATGAACCATCCAGAGTTTCTGTTCCCTCACAAGGTGAGGCTCATGGTAATGAAGACAATAGAGCGAAAAGAGGTTCAGTAGTTCCAAAGAAGCTCTTGAAAAAAGAGACCAAAGAAAATAGCCCTCGCATGGCCAAAAGCAGCACAAGTCGTCAAGTTCAAAACAAGGTGCAGCAGAAAGCACCAAACAACACTCAGAACAGATCACCAAAACCTAGGAAAGCAGCAGTTAATGCTGCTAGAGCAATTGAAGTTAGAAGACCAGATATTGTAAAAATACCTTCTCGCCCTCCATCAGAACTGTCCGAGGAGGCAGATGATATAGTTAGTGAAGCAGGAACCATTGATGATAGAGGCAATGAAGAGGCCAAAGAGATTGATGTGTTAGACGAAGCTCCACACTGCGATCAGAGTACTGGTACTGACGATGAAATTGCTGATATTGAAGaaaagatggttgatgatgacaaagcAGTTTTACATCGGAGAAATGAGGAACTACAGTCAAAACTTGAGAAGATGGAGCAGGAACTTCGTGAAGTTGCTGCACTCGAAGTTTCTCTTTACTCTGTATTGCCTGAGCATGGAAGTTCAGCACATAAGTTGCATACCCCAGCTCGGCGCCTTTCTAGGCTGTACACTCATGCATCCAAGTTTTGGTCCCCGGATAGGAGAGCTTCAGCAGCAAAAAATACTGTTTCTGGTCTTGTTCTCGTTGTGAAATCCTGTAGTAATGATGCTTCAAG GTTAACATACTGGCTGTCCAATACAGTTGTTCTCCGAGAGATAATTTCAAAATCTTTTGGCATCTCACGTCAATCAACTCCAACCATGACGTCTAAAAACTTAAATGGCAGTGCACAATGGTTTGATGGAAAATCCACGCCCAGATCCATGCCAGTGCCATGGAACCACTCCAATGGCAAGCAAACTGAACTTGCTTTCATACAGATAGCAGATAATTGGCAGGAAACTAGTACACTTTTGGCCGCATTAGAGAGGATTGAATCTTGGATATTTTCTCGGATTGTCGAGACAGTGTGGTGGCAG GCATTAACTCCTCATATGCAAACCCCGGCAGAAGGTTCGTCTACCCCAAAAGCTCGGAAAGTGTTAGGCCCTTCCTTGGGTGATCAGCAGCAAGGCACCTTCTCCGTTAACTTGTGGAAGGCTGCATTTCACGATGCATACAGCAGACTCTGCCCTCTTCGTGCTGGTGGGCATGAGTGTGGCTGCTTGCCAGTATTGGCAAAACTG GTGATGGAGCAATGTGTAGCCCGTTTAGATGTTGCAATGTTTAATGCCATTCTTCGTGAATCAGCTAGTGAGATACCAACTGATCCAATATCTGACCCAATCGTTGACCCAAAAGTCCTCCCGATCCCAGCTGGTGAGCTAAGCTTTGGGTCAGGAGCGCAGCTGAAAAATTCT ATTGGAAATTGGTCGAGATGGTTGACGGATAACTTGGGCATTGATGCTGATGACCCTGAGGATGAAGGTTTCGACATAGGAAATGGGAATGATGAAAGAATTGGTGCAGCTGAAGCAAAGTCTTTTAAGTTGCTTAATGAACTGAGTGATCTCCTGATGACCCCGAAGGACATGCTTATTGAAAAATCCATCAGGAAAGAG ATCTGCCCTTCGGTCGGGCTTCCACTTGTAACAAGAATCCTGTGCAACTTCACTCCTGACGAATTCTGCCCCGATCCTGTCCCTAGCATAGTCTTAGAGGAGCTGAATTCTGAG AGCTTGCTGGAGCGTCACACCGCAAAACATGCGATCAGCGCATTCCCGTGCATCGCTGCTCCTATCGCGTACCGCACCCCTTCCCAACTGGATGTGGAGGAGAAAGTGTCGGTAGTCGGAGGCAGCGCAAAGCTGGACAGGAGAGCCTCAATGGTCCAGAGGAGAGGGTACACCAGCGACGATGATCTAGATGACCTGGACTCCCCCCTCGCGTCCCTGTTCGACAAGAGCGCCCCACCTTCGCCGTCAAACGGCACCACGCCTTTCACTGCTCAGCAGAGAGGAGCTTCCATGGAGAACGCGAGGTTTGAGCTCCTGAGGGAGGTATGGCTGGAGCGGCGCGGCAGTGATCCGGTGAACTTGTGA